The sequence GGTGACATGTTTTGGACATTTTCGTGCAATTCAACCACCTAAATCCATGGACGAAGGGTTGAAACCTCGCTATCTTTTCATACGAATGACACTAGGGAACGTCCTCACTCTGGAACTAGTCTGGAAAACAAAGGTCTGCTGTCATGAAATGGATGTATGTCCTGTACGCCCTGGTCGCCGGAGCCCTGATGCCGGTCCAGGCCGGAGTCAACATGCGGCTTCGCGATTCGCTCGGTGATCCCCTTTGGGCGGCCACGGCCTCTTTTGCCGTGGGCACGGCGGTGCTGATCGTCTATACTTGGGCAGTCAGGGTGCCGGTGCCGTCCCTGGGGATGGTTGCCTCGGCCCCCTGGTGGGCGTGGATAGGCGGCGCTTTCGGCGCGTTTTTCGTGTTTTCGACCATTGTGCTGGCCGGGCAGCTCGGCGCGGCCACCATGATGGCCTGGTTGTTGGCCGGACAATTCCTGGCAGCCCTGGTGCTCGACCATTATGGGTTGGTCAGCTATGAAGTCCACACGGTATCGTGGCCGAGGATAGCCGGGGTCGTCCTGCTGCTGGCCGGTGCCGTGTTAGTGAACAAATATTGAGTGGGAGTGCGATGAGTATCGGAAAAGACCTGGCCACTGTCTGCCGCATGATCAAGATCGAGCATTCGATCTTTGCCCTGCCCTTTGCCTTCATGGGCGCGTTTCTGGCCGCCGACGGATGGCCGGGGCTGTACAATCTGGTGGTGCTGACCGTGGCCATGGTGGCTGTGCGGTCATTCGCCATGGCCTTCAACCGGTATGCGGATCTGGATATCGACCGGGAGAATCCGCGCACCCGGAAACGGGAACTGGTCACGGGCGAGTTGTCCACGCGCTTCACCCTGGTGTTTATCGCGGGCATGGCGGTGG is a genomic window of Pseudodesulfovibrio sp. S3 containing:
- a CDS encoding DMT family transporter, with the translated sequence MKWMYVLYALVAGALMPVQAGVNMRLRDSLGDPLWAATASFAVGTAVLIVYTWAVRVPVPSLGMVASAPWWAWIGGAFGAFFVFSTIVLAGQLGAATMMAWLLAGQFLAALVLDHYGLVSYEVHTVSWPRIAGVVLLLAGAVLVNKY